In a genomic window of Ipomoea triloba cultivar NCNSP0323 chromosome 3, ASM357664v1:
- the LOC116014348 gene encoding zinc finger CCCH domain-containing protein 20-like has translation MMIGERDHSYLEAQVTTWYSGDQTANIQFSSSPRDNAYAGEEFSPSIQNDAALRAFQRYLPSNSSDGEFDGGKDGEFPADAYSCDQFRMYEFKVRKCARGRSHDWTECPFAHPGEKARRRDPRACHYSGTACPDFRKGNCRKGDACEFAHGVFECWLHPARYRTQPCKDGMNCKRRVCFFAHSPEQLRVLSPRYESYDGSPHRFGFDAAKTIHFVSSPESGSPPSESPPLSPMTAANSVNSLSRSLGSNYVSDMVASLRQLQLNKVKSMPSSWTVQIGSPVHGSPVLPVTRPGFRSLPSTPTQCIPRSHFDLWEESLREEEDEIPMERVESGRGLRARMFQKLSEENPLDGYPNPSDAPNPDVGWVSDLIN, from the coding sequence atgatgatCGGAGAGAGAGATCACAGTTATCTTGAGGCGCAAGTTACCACGTGGTACTCAGGTGATCAGACGGCTAATATTCAGTTTTCTTCTAGCCCTAGAGACAATGCCTATGCCGGCGAGGAATTCTCGCCGTCAATTCAAAACGACGCAGCTTTGAGGGCTTTCCAGCGGTACTTGCCGTCGAATAGTAGCGACGGCGAGTTTGACGGCGGGAAAGACGGTGAGTTCCCCGCCGACGCGTATTCTTGCGATCAGTTTCGGATGTATGAGTTTAAAGTGAGGAAATGCGCACGTGGGAGGTCACATGACTGGACGGAGTGTCCGTTTGCCCATCCCGGAGAAAAGGCTCGCAGGCGGGACCCGCGCGCGTGTCACTACTCGGGGACGGCGTGTCCGGATTTCCGGAAGGGGAACTGCCGGAAAGGCGACGCGTGCGAGTTCGCGCACGGCGTGTTTGAGTGCTGGCTACACCCGGCGCGTTACCGCACGCAGCCGTGTAAGGATGGGATGAACTGCAAGCGACGCGTGTGCTTCTTCGCCCACTCGCCGGAACAGCTCCGAGTTTTGAGCCCCCGTTACGAATCCTACGACGGGTCGCCGCATAGGTTCGGTTTCGACGCCGCCAAAACTATCCATTTCGTTTCGTCCCCCGAGTCCGGATCGCCGCCGTCCGAGTCACCGCCCTTATCTCCGATGACCGCCGCCAACTCAGTCAACTCGCTCAGCCGCTCTCTCGGCTCCAATTACGTCAGCGACATGGTGGCCTCTCTACGTCAGCTCCAACTCAACAAGGTGAAATCCATGCCTTCTTCCTGGACCGTTCAAATTGGTTCACCTGTTCACGGGTCTCCGGTCTTACCCGTGACCCGACCCGGATTCCGGAGCTTGCCTTCCACTCCAACCCAGTGTATCCCTCGATCCCACTTTGATCTCTGGGAAGAGAGCTTgcgtgaagaagaagatgaaatcccCATGGAAAGAGTCGAGTCAGGGCGAGGCTTAAGAGCCAGAATGTTCCAGAAATTAAGCGAGGAAAATCCTCTAGACGGGTACCCGAACCCGTCTGATGCTCCAAACCCGGATGTCGGATGGGTCTCGGATCTTATCAactaa
- the LOC116013928 gene encoding transcription factor MYB36-like, giving the protein MGRAPCCDKTKVKRGPWSPEEDTTLKSYLQKHGTGGNWIALPQKAGLKRCGKSCRLRWLNYLRPDIKHGGFTDEEDQIILTLYTNIGSRWSVIASHLPGRTDNDVKNYWNTKLKKKLAAAVAATNKPDVFPQTVPTNFNPTTYYAVQEMVGSQPHQFPLPNLMEVQENCTTSTANNSSYNPQVSVGCGGYSTSFAYNNNENSFGTSWFGNGGIEEDVFRMDMMSSSTGLSSSSSPSSSSPSCFDHLMMNYGFDFQDNFAPPNITHNFTNHPSNGFQY; this is encoded by the exons ATGGGAAGAGCTCCTTGCTGTGACAAAACCAAAGTTAAGAGAGGGCCATGGTCCCCTGAAGAAGACACCACTCTCAAGTCCTATCTTCAGAAACATGGCACTGGTGGCAACTGGATTGCTCTCCCCCAAAAAGCTG GCCTAAAGCGTTGCGGCAAGAGTTGCCGGTTAAGATGGCTGAATTATCTCCGACCAGACATCAAACACGGCGGTTTTACAGACGAAGAAGATCAAATCATCCTCACACTCTACACCAACATAGGAAGCAG GTGGTCTGTCATAGCATCTCATCTCCCAGGTAGAACAGACAATGATGTGAAGAACTACTGGAACACCAAGCTAAAGAAAAAGCtcgccgccgccgtcgccgcGACAAACAAACCCGACGTTTTCCCCCAAACTGTCCCCACCAATTTCAATCCGACAACCTATTACGCCGTCCAAGAAATGGTCGGATCGCAACCGCATCAGTTCCCCCTGCCAAACCTCATGGAAGTTCAAGAAAACTGCACTACAAGCACCGCTAATAATTCGTCTTATAATCCACAAGTTTCGGTAGGCTGCGGCGGCTATTCAACTTCATTtgcttataataataatgagaacaGCTTTGGGACATCATGGTTCGGCAATGGAGGAATTGAGGAAGATGTTTTTCGCATGGACATGATGAGCAGCTCTACAGGCctatcatcatcctcatcacctTCCTCCTCCTCGCCATCTTGCTTTGATCATCTTATGATGAATTATGGGTTTGATTTTCAAGACAACTTTGCACCACCCAACATCACTCATAATTTCACTAATCACCCTTCCAATGGCTTCCAATATTAA
- the LOC116014318 gene encoding meiotic nuclear division protein 1 homolog codes for MSKKRGLSLDEKREKMLQIFYESQNFFLLKELEKLGPKKGVISQSVKDVVQSLVDDDLVSKDKIGTSVYFWSLPSCAGNQLRTVYKKLEADLQTSKKRHVELVEQCKNLKKGREESDEREEALEELKATEQKHKELKEELAQYADNDPATVETMRNAVQVAHAAANRWTDNIFTLRQWCSNNFPQAKEQLHHLYSEVGITDDFDYLELPAAVPLPPVDSV; via the exons ATG TCTAAGAAAAGAGGCCTTTCCTTGGATGAGAAACGAGAGAAAATGCTGCAAATCTTTTATGAATCACAAAACTTCTTCCTT TTAAAGGAGCTTGAGAAGTTGGGACCTAAGAAAGGTGTGATTAGCCAGTCTGTAAAAGATGTTGTCCAAAGTTTGGTGGATGATGACCTTGTTTCAAAAGACAAGATAGGGACTTCT GTATATTTTTGGAGCCTTCCTAGCTGTGCTGGGAACCAG CTAAGAACTGTGTATAAGAAGCTTGAGGCTGATCTCCAAACCAGTAAAAAGCGGCATGTGGAACTTGTTGAACAATGTAAGAATCTGAAGAAAGGACGTGAGGAATCA GATGAACGAGAAGAGGCGTTGGAGGAGTTAAAAGCTACTGAACAGAAACACAAGGAGTTAAAG GAAGAATTGGCACAGTATGCAGACAATGACCCAGCTACTGTTGAAACAATGA GGAATGCTGTTCAAGTTGCTCATGCAGCAGCCAACAGATGGACAG ATAACATCTTCACACTGAGACAATGGTGTTCTAATAACTTTCCTCAGGCCAAAGAGCAACTCCATCACCTATACAGTGAG GTGGGAATTACAGATGACTTCGACTATTTGGAGTTGCCGGCGGCAGTACCTCTTCCTCCTGTTGACTCCGTTTAG